From the genome of Alosa alosa isolate M-15738 ecotype Scorff River chromosome 20, AALO_Geno_1.1, whole genome shotgun sequence, one region includes:
- the LOC125285338 gene encoding cAMP-dependent protein kinase inhibitor beta-like, with translation MTEVEPALDFASSSRSGRRNALPDILGSPAGVSPTDLPLKLAELSVTDGPGGAQSPTSEEAPAPLESAEVKDGS, from the exons ATGACCGAGGTGGAGCCGGCGTTGGACTTTGCCTCCTCAAGCCGCTCGGGGCGGCGCAATGCCCTGCCCGACATCCTGGGCTCCCCGGCGGGGGTCAGCCCCACTGACCTGCCCCTCAAGCTGGCTGAACTCTCCGTCACAG ATGGTCCAGGTGGAGCCCAGTCGCCCACCTCAGAGGAAGCTCCAGCACCACTGGAGAGTGCCGAGGTCAAGGATGGCTCCTAA